One Kribbella sp. NBC_00662 genomic region harbors:
- a CDS encoding GbsR/MarR family transcriptional regulator — MSAHRDDDAVKRYTEQFGNLLAETGWPRMAARVFAAILSSVSGRMTAAELSDQLQASPAAVSGAVNYLLQLRLATREREPGTRRDVYVVQDDAWYQTMMSEDASLVRWSESLRKVLDASGEGTDAHRRIRISLGFIDFISGEVKGLSERWMKRKAELDAEIDAELG, encoded by the coding sequence GTGAGTGCACATCGAGACGACGATGCCGTCAAGCGGTACACCGAGCAGTTCGGCAACCTGCTCGCCGAGACAGGCTGGCCGCGGATGGCGGCCCGGGTGTTCGCCGCGATCCTGTCCAGCGTTTCGGGCCGGATGACCGCCGCCGAGCTGTCCGACCAGCTGCAGGCCAGCCCCGCCGCCGTCTCCGGCGCGGTCAACTACCTGCTGCAGCTGCGACTGGCCACCCGCGAGCGCGAGCCCGGCACCCGTCGCGATGTGTACGTCGTCCAGGACGACGCCTGGTACCAGACGATGATGAGCGAGGACGCGTCGCTCGTGCGCTGGTCGGAGTCCTTGCGCAAGGTCCTCGACGCCTCCGGCGAGGGCACCGACGCCCACCGTCGCATCCGCATCTCGCTGGGCTTCATCGACTTCATCAGCGGCGAGGTCAAAGGCCTCTCCGAGCGCTGGATGAAACGCAAGGCCGAGCTGGACGCGGAGATCGACGCCGAGCTCGGCTAG